The bacterium genome includes the window TGGATCATAGCATCCAAGTCACCTGATGGCATAAAAAAACTATAGTCTAAATCGAGGCTATGATAAAGATCTACTCCAGCAGATAGACGAAGACCAAAATAAGGAGAAAAATAATGGGCTATATAACCATTTAGATTGTTAAACAAATAACCCAGCCTTGCATCCTCGGTATCAAAAATATCTTCTAAAGCAGTCACAGCACCACCACCAAACCCTGTAAATACACCAGCTTCCCAGCGTTTAGCCTCATCAGCCCATACCGGTTTTACCAAAACTAGACATATCAATAATATAAGAAAAACACGCATAAATATCTCCTTGTTAATGCTTAGAGCGGGCGTGCTTTATTAATGGGTAATCTTTTTTTGTATTCTTGAAGAATACGGAATATCCCCCCTCCACGCAACTTACGCACTTTTTTTTCCGATAATCCTGCATGGGCATGTCGTACTAACCAAAGGAGACTTTATGAAAACAAAAATAACTGTATTAACCGCCTTGATAGCACTTACCTTATCCCTTAGGGCCCAGGCCCGTCCTGCGGCCTTCTTGTTTGATTCACAACCGGCCACTGTAGCCGATGCACAAGTGGCCGACTCGCCGTGTACCCAATATGGCATCATCACCAATGCCATGGGTGTAGATAGTGTAAAATCTTATCCCAATATTTATGCCTGTGCCATGCAGGGGATGGTAACCGTCACAATTGAAGGGATTACTAACGCCCGTCATATCAATCAGCTCTATATTGAAGATAGCCAGGGGCCGCTGGTAGGAAAATACTCAAAAACAATTTTGCCCAATGGGGTGCGTATTGAGTTTATCCCTCCTCAACCCATTGTATCGGGCACAGAATTGCTGATTTCCCCTCAAAGCGATATTTTGGTAGAGCACAATGGACAATGGCGCCGTTTTCCTCGCGATATTGATTACTACGTAGAAGCTCTTTAAACAAAAACGGCCTGCTCCTTATTGAAAGAGTAGGCCGTTTTTATCATTTCTAAAAATTATTTTAAATAATCCCTTTGCCAAAACGCTTTAAGCGAATGCCGCCCAAGTCATCATCAAGCGATAACCAAATAAAAAGAGCTTTTCCTTTTAAATTTTCACGCGGCACAAAGCCCCACACGCGGCTATCGGCACTTTGATCACGATTATCTCCCATCACAAAGAAATGATTTTCGGGCACCACCAAATCAACCTCAGTATCGTTTGGCATTAAACGACTTCTTTGAATTAAATGCTGATACCCCATCATATCCTCAATTTTAACCTGGTAGTTTTCGTAACCGCGCGAAAAAGGCACTTTCTTTAAAACATCAGGCGCCTGCAGTGATTCGGCATCGGATACAATAAGCTTGCGATGATCGTCCGGATCTACACCTGTAATATTCAGATCTACCGAGGCAATTTTTTGATCGTTAATATATAAAACACCATCGTGAACACGAATGTGATCTCCTGGAAGTCCTACAACACGTTTAATAAAATCGAGGCTTTTGTCTTCGGGGTAAATAAAAACAATAACTTCACCACGCTTAGGCTCACTAAATTTGGCAATCCACTTTTCGGTACCCGGAATGCGCAAGCCGTAGACAAATTTATTAACGAAGATATGATCACCTACAAGCAAAGTGGGAACCATGGATTTAGACGGAATTTTGTAAGGTTCAATAATAAAGGAGCGAATCACAAAAGCCAAGAGTACGGCAGTAATAAGTGCTTCCGCATATTCGCGGATAATATTTTTTTTCATAATGCCCCCTAATCGATTTTCAACACAGCCAAAAAAGCCTCTTGCGGAATCTCCACATGCCCCACCTGCTTCATACGCTTTTTACCTTCTTTTTGTTTTTCGAGCAGTTTGCGTTTACGCGTAATATCACCCCCGTAGCATTTGGAGATAACATCTTTACGTAATGCTTTCACCGTTTCTCGCGCGATGATTTTGGAACCAATGGCCGCCTGAATAGCCACCTCGTACTGCTGCCTGGGAATGATTTCACGTAATTTTTTTACCAGCTCGCGCCCGCGGTAATACGAGTTATCTTTATGAACGATGATGGAGAGTGCATCCACCGGTTCGTCATTTACTAAAATATTGAGTTTAACCAGATTGGATGCCTTAAAGCCTGTTAATTCGTAATCTACCGACGCATAACCTTTGGTTACCGATTTTAATTTATCGTAAAAATCGAACATAATTTCCGGGAACGGCATCTCGTAATGCACCACCACACGGTCTGTTGTGATGTAATCAATTTTTTGCTGAATACCTCGTTTCGCTTCGCACAACTGGATGATATTACCCACAAAATCGCTGGGCACATGGATATGCACGTCAATATACGGTTCTTCCATGTGATCGATGGCAGTAGGTTCGGGCATAAACGACGGGTTTTCAATTTCTTCCATGGTACCATCGGTTAAATATACCTGATATTTCACCGTGGGCGATGTGGATATAAGCGCAAGATTATATTCACGTTCCAAACGCTCTTGCACAATTTCCATATGCAACAATCCCAAAAAGCCGCATCTAAATCCAAAACCCAAAGCCCCCGAAGTTTCGGGCTCAAAGCTAAAGGAGCTGTCATTAAGACGCAATTTTTCGAGTGAGTCTTTTAAATCTTCGTATTGATGCGATTCAACCGGATAAATACCACAAAACACCATGGGTTTAATTTCACGAAAGCCAGGTAGCATCTCCGTTGCAGGATTAGAAACGGAGGTAATAGTATCACCAATTTTGGTATCTCTAATTTCCTTAATACCAGCCACCACAAAGCCTACAGCACCAGTAGCCAAAACGGGAAACGACACCGGCTGCGGCGCAAAAGCCCCCACTTTAAGCACTTCGTAATCTTTATTCATGTGCATGAGCTTAATTTTATCGCCCACTTTAATCTGCCCATCCACCACACGTACCAGCATCACGGCACCCTGATAACTATCAAACCAGCTATCCACCACCAATGCTTTAAGAGGCTTATCTTCTTTGCCTTTTGGCGGCGGCACATACTGCACAACGGCTTCTAAAATTTCTTCAATACCAATGCCGCTTTTAGCACTGGCATGAATAGCATTATCGGTTGGTAACCCAATAACATCTTCTATTTGTTTGGAAATACGTACGGGATCGGCAGCGGGTAAATCGATTTTATTAAGAATAGGAATAATTTCCAAATTTTGATCGAGTGCCAAGTACACATTGGCCAGAGTTTGCGCCTGAACGCCTTGGGCTGCGTCTACAACAAGAAGCGCCCCTTCACAGGCCGCCAAGCTGCGCGATACTTCGTATTGGAAATCCACATGTCCGGGCGTATCGATCAGGTTAAATTCGTAATCTTCACCGTTTTTAGCACGATAAGTAAGACGCACCGAACTGGCTTTAATGGTAATACCGCGTTCACGTTCCAGTTCCATCGAATCGAGCATCTGCTCTTTCATCTGGCGCGCTTCTAGGCGTCCGGCTTTTTCAATAAGGCGATCGGCCAAAGTGGATTTACCGTGATCGATATGAGCAATAATACAAAAATTACGGCGATGTGAAACGTCTACCATGGTGTGTATCTAATCTGTTTACTTGGAATTATCAATTAAGGATAACTGCCCGGGAAGTTCTTTTTTATTTTTTTCCAAAATCATATCAATGCCCTGTCTAATAAACTCGGCAATAGGCACTTTTGTTTTTTCATTTAAGGCCTTGAGCAACTCATTTTGCTCCTCAGTAATATAAACCGTTGTGGATATTTTTTTACGCGACATAAAAGTGACACTATATATATTGTCATATAGTGTCAATCCTATAATCATCTCTCCACTACTTGAGATATCACCATGAAATTCTTACGGATATTCTGACTGGTTTTTTCCGCTATATCCTGCGAAGCATATTGTCCAATTTGCAAGACATACACGGTTTCGCCTGAAGACGATTGAAAACTTTTTTGTATGGTTTTGTAACCACCTTTTTCTAAACGCTCCTGCATTTTTTCCATTTTTTTAATGTCGGTATATTGCCCCACGTGCAGCGTGTAGCTTTTGGGCTTATTTTCCGGAATTATGTCTTCTGCTTTCACTTCAACTGGAGGCGCTTTTACCAAAACAGGTTCGGACTTTTTTACCTCTTCTTTTTTAGGAAGAGGAATTTCTTTTTCTGCCACTTTTACTGGCGTAGTTGCAGGCGCGGGTACTGGTTTAGAAACAGAGGGTATTACAGGCTCGTCTTTTTTGGGCGTTTCCATAGCAGGTCCTTCGGCCGTTGTTTTTTCAAGAACTTTGTTTTCTTCTTTAGGAACCGCCTCTTCTTTAATCGCGTCGGCGGGCAATGGCACAAAAGGCTTTTCGGCATCCTTCATTTCTAAATTTTGCTTTTCCCTTTCTAACTCGTCATAAAATGTCAGTTTAAACTGATCTTTATGCTCGGCAATAAGCTTTTTTAATTCTTCTTCCGGAATTTCCTGAGGTAAAATAGCGTGCTGGCGAGAAAAATCTATATTGATGCCCCATAAAAGTTTGGGACCAAAACGTGCCCCTACATAAAACACCACAATACCCATCACAACCAGTGTTACCACCGCCATCATGATTTGCCCTAAACTAAACTGAAAATACCCTTCGTCTTTCATTTGGCAGAAGTGGATGGTTAATGGTGGATGGTTAATGGTAAAAAACAATCTTCACCATCCACTATCCACTATCCACCATTCACTTTACTATTGATCATCCAGGGGCCTACTCACAACTTCTCCTAACTTATCCAAACCCACAATCTCTTTCTTATTTCCCACAATTAAAATCTCAAAATCGTCCGGACGCACATACTGCTTTAATACACGAGCCACATCGTCTGAGGTAACACCTAAAATACCTTTTTGATAAATGTTAAGATATTTTTTGGGATACGCGTAAAAATCATACTGCATATCGGTAACGGCAATTTTATAGGGATCGTCTAGTTGAAATACAAGCTGGTTTAAAATGGACTGACGAGCAAAATTAATTTCAGCATCTGTTATAGGGTTTTTTTCCAAAATATCGTGAATGGTTGCTTTTGATTCTTCAATAAGCTGAGTTGTAGAACCCGTTTTGGTACTGGTAGAAATGGCAAAAGTGCCATAGTCGGTATCAAATTCAAATTGCGAATAAATAGAATATGCCAAACCCAAGGTAGTACGAATACGCGAACCCAAACGCGAACCAAATGTGGATCCACCCAACACATAGTTTCCCAAAATAAGCGCATATTTATCGGGGTTAAAACGCTTTTCACCAAAATGCCCCATCATGATATTGGATTGGTTCACGGGTAAATCGATAATCTCCAGTTTTTTGCCCCATGTTTTTTGAACGGGTGCCACAAACGGTTTCGTTTTACCTGCCGCATTAAAACCTTCCATAAATGGCTTTAGCTTTTCTATCACCTCTTCCATTGTTAATTGAGATGATACGGCAATACGCATATTACCGGGCGTAAAATAATTGGCTATAAAAGCCTTCATATCGTCTACGCTAATATTTTTTGCTGTAGTCTCATTATAAATACGAACCCATTCGCTTTTATCGCCATACAGCATTTGAGCAAACTCTCTATCGGTAATACTTTCGGGCTCTTCATTGCGATGCGTGATAGCATCCAGCATTTGCGTACGCACCAGTTCTACGCGTTCGGCGTCAAGTCGGGGTGTTTTAAGCATTTCAAAAAATATTTTAAGCGTCTGATCTACATCTTTGGTTAAACACGACATCTTAAATACCGTACTCTCCCGTGAGGCTCCAACATCAATATCACTCGCAATTTTTTCAAGTTCCTCATCTACCTGATTGGGAGTATAACTGGATGTACCACCAATGCGTATAGACGACGTGAGTAAAGTCAGTAAACCTAGCTTTTGAGGATCTTCGTGAATAGCACCCACATTAATAAGAAGTTGAGCCTCAAAAACAGGAAGTTCACGATTGGGGTAATAAAATAATTGAAGGCCATTGGGAAAAGTGTAGGTAGGAACATCAGGCGCTTCAAAGGAAGGAACAGGTTTTTGCTCCAGTCGCGCTACTGTTTCATCCAAGGCACGGGCAAAGGGAGAACCCCACAAGATAGAGATAATAATAACGTACAAAAGTTTTTTCACTTTTTCTGCTCCATTTTCACGGTCACCATGCGGCCTGGCACAAAATAGGTTTGCGCCACACTTTTTAAATCATTGCTGGTAATAGCATGTATCTTTTCCTGCATTTTATATAAATATTTCCAGTCGTTGCTTAAGCTTTGATAAAACGTCACTAAGGTAGCCAGTCCCATATTAGACTTCAGCGACCAAATCATATCGGAATCCATTTTATTTTTAACCCTGGCCAATTCTTCGGGCTTTACTCCTTCTTGTTTTATTTTTTCCATCTCATCTAACACCACTTTTTGAATATCGTTGTTGGTAAAACCAGGAAGTGGCGACGCGTAAATGGTAAAAAGCCCATCTAAGCGGGAGGCCGGCAAGGAACTGTAACAATCAATCCCGGACGCCATTTTCTTTTCGGTAACTAAAACTTTAAACAAACGCGAGGTACGGCCATCACATAAAATTCCCTGCATCATATCAAACTTTTCATCATCAGAATGAGGGTGTGCAGGACGATGAAAACCCATATAAAAACGGGCTGTATCCGGACCTTCTAAAACTTTGGTACGAGGAAAAGAATTATCTAAAATTTGTGGCTTGTTTTCCAAAATTGTATCAGATGCTGCAGCAGGAAGATCACCAAAGTATTTTTCAATATATTGTTCAGCTTCTTTTACGTCAAAACTACCAGCCAAACCAATTACAATACGCTGCGGAATATAATAGCGGTTACGAAACTCCATAGCCTTATCGTAGGTGTATTGTTGAATTTCTTGTGGATACCCAATCACATTAATTTTATAGGGGCTTGAATCGAAAGCTGTATCTAAAAATGCTTCATACAATTTACCATCGGGATTATTATCGTAACGCATACGGCGTTCTTCGGCCACAACATCCCTCTCCTTAAAAAATTCACGCAGTACAGGATGTTTAAGACGCTCGCTTTCCATATAGGCCCATAATTCTAGTTTAGAGGCCGGCAGCGATACAAAATAACTGGTAAAATCGTTAGAGGTGGTAGCATTAATATCTCCGCCACCATTGCGTTGATAAATACGTACAAATTCGTTTTGATTGATAAGTTGCTGATGTTGAACTTCTAGGGCATGAAGTTTTTCTTCAAGAGCACTAACATCGGATCTGCCCTCTTTTTTAGCCTCTACAAGATCGGCTCCCACAGAAAACATTTCTTTTAAAACAGGCTCTTCGGCGGCGTAATTAGAGGTACCAATCGTAGTTGTCCCCTTAAAAGCCATGTGCTCAAAAAAATGAGCCAAGCCTGATGCCCCTTTAGATTCCTCAATATTGCCTACCTTGATGCGGATATAAGCCGAAAACACAGGAGCACCCGGCCGACTAACCAACAGCGCGGTTAAACCGTTTTTAAGATGAATTTCTTTAACGGGAAGCTTGAGGTTATTATGGGAAGAAGTGCAGGAAACAATAAAAGCTAAAAGAATAAGAGAAAGAAACTTTTTCACGGTTTCCCTTTATCTCAAAAGTCCCAAGTACTTACAAGTTAATTTACGAATCCTGACACAAAATAGCGGGAGCTTTTTTATCTTCGGTTTTTTGGGAAAAATTAACCTGGCACCGCACACTTTTAGCCTTAGAAATGCTTACACGTGTAGACGATTTAATTTTACCATCGGGGCTGGCAATAGAAAGCGTATGCGTTCCAACCGGCACTTTTTGAGAACGCAGTGGCGTGGAACTGCCAC containing:
- the lepB gene encoding signal peptidase I, with amino-acid sequence MKKNIIREYAEALITAVLLAFVIRSFIIEPYKIPSKSMVPTLLVGDHIFVNKFVYGLRIPGTEKWIAKFSEPKRGEVIVFIYPEDKSLDFIKRVVGLPGDHIRVHDGVLYINDQKIASVDLNITGVDPDDHRKLIVSDAESLQAPDVLKKVPFSRGYENYQVKIEDMMGYQHLIQRSRLMPNDTEVDLVVPENHFFVMGDNRDQSADSRVWGFVPRENLKGKALFIWLSLDDDLGGIRLKRFGKGII
- the lepA gene encoding translation elongation factor 4, which translates into the protein MVDVSHRRNFCIIAHIDHGKSTLADRLIEKAGRLEARQMKEQMLDSMELERERGITIKASSVRLTYRAKNGEDYEFNLIDTPGHVDFQYEVSRSLAACEGALLVVDAAQGVQAQTLANVYLALDQNLEIIPILNKIDLPAADPVRISKQIEDVIGLPTDNAIHASAKSGIGIEEILEAVVQYVPPPKGKEDKPLKALVVDSWFDSYQGAVMLVRVVDGQIKVGDKIKLMHMNKDYEVLKVGAFAPQPVSFPVLATGAVGFVVAGIKEIRDTKIGDTITSVSNPATEMLPGFREIKPMVFCGIYPVESHQYEDLKDSLEKLRLNDSSFSFEPETSGALGFGFRCGFLGLLHMEIVQERLEREYNLALISTSPTVKYQVYLTDGTMEEIENPSFMPEPTAIDHMEEPYIDVHIHVPSDFVGNIIQLCEAKRGIQQKIDYITTDRVVVHYEMPFPEIMFDFYDKLKSVTKGYASVDYELTGFKASNLVKLNILVNDEPVDALSIIVHKDNSYYRGRELVKKLREIIPRQQYEVAIQAAIGSKIIARETVKALRKDVISKCYGGDITRKRKLLEKQKEGKKRMKQVGHVEIPQEAFLAVLKID
- a CDS encoding ribbon-helix-helix domain-containing protein, with the protein product MSRKKISTTVYITEEQNELLKALNEKTKVPIAEFIRQGIDMILEKNKKELPGQLSLIDNSK
- a CDS encoding SPOR domain-containing protein gives rise to the protein MKDEGYFQFSLGQIMMAVVTLVVMGIVVFYVGARFGPKLLWGINIDFSRQHAILPQEIPEEELKKLIAEHKDQFKLTFYDELEREKQNLEMKDAEKPFVPLPADAIKEEAVPKEENKVLEKTTAEGPAMETPKKDEPVIPSVSKPVPAPATTPVKVAEKEIPLPKKEEVKKSEPVLVKAPPVEVKAEDIIPENKPKSYTLHVGQYTDIKKMEKMQERLEKGGYKTIQKSFQSSSGETVYVLQIGQYASQDIAEKTSQNIRKNFMVISQVVER
- a CDS encoding insulinase family protein — translated: MKKLLYVIIISILWGSPFARALDETVARLEQKPVPSFEAPDVPTYTFPNGLQLFYYPNRELPVFEAQLLINVGAIHEDPQKLGLLTLLTSSIRIGGTSSYTPNQVDEELEKIASDIDVGASRESTVFKMSCLTKDVDQTLKIFFEMLKTPRLDAERVELVRTQMLDAITHRNEEPESITDREFAQMLYGDKSEWVRIYNETTAKNISVDDMKAFIANYFTPGNMRIAVSSQLTMEEVIEKLKPFMEGFNAAGKTKPFVAPVQKTWGKKLEIIDLPVNQSNIMMGHFGEKRFNPDKYALILGNYVLGGSTFGSRLGSRIRTTLGLAYSIYSQFEFDTDYGTFAISTSTKTGSTTQLIEESKATIHDILEKNPITDAEINFARQSILNQLVFQLDDPYKIAVTDMQYDFYAYPKKYLNIYQKGILGVTSDDVARVLKQYVRPDDFEILIVGNKKEIVGLDKLGEVVSRPLDDQ
- a CDS encoding insulinase family protein, which gives rise to MKKFLSLILLAFIVSCTSSHNNLKLPVKEIHLKNGLTALLVSRPGAPVFSAYIRIKVGNIEESKGASGLAHFFEHMAFKGTTTIGTSNYAAEEPVLKEMFSVGADLVEAKKEGRSDVSALEEKLHALEVQHQQLINQNEFVRIYQRNGGGDINATTSNDFTSYFVSLPASKLELWAYMESERLKHPVLREFFKERDVVAEERRMRYDNNPDGKLYEAFLDTAFDSSPYKINVIGYPQEIQQYTYDKAMEFRNRYYIPQRIVIGLAGSFDVKEAEQYIEKYFGDLPAAASDTILENKPQILDNSFPRTKVLEGPDTARFYMGFHRPAHPHSDDEKFDMMQGILCDGRTSRLFKVLVTEKKMASGIDCYSSLPASRLDGLFTIYASPLPGFTNNDIQKVVLDEMEKIKQEGVKPEELARVKNKMDSDMIWSLKSNMGLATLVTFYQSLSNDWKYLYKMQEKIHAITSNDLKSVAQTYFVPGRMVTVKMEQKK